Proteins encoded together in one Laribacter hongkongensis DSM 14985 window:
- a CDS encoding uracil-xanthine permease family protein has translation MLNHLKQAVAGAQILFVAFGALVLVPLLTGLNPAMALLGAGIGTLLFQLCTGRKVPIFLGSSFAFIAPIIYATQTWGLPSTMFGLFAAGFMYFVFAALVRWRGMDAVNKLLPPVVIGPVIMIIGLSVATVASSMAMGRAGGEQVIPYTDALLLAAVSLATTVMVSIFARGMFRLVPILAGVIVGYVVAAFMGLVDFGKIANAPWFAVPHFVTPEVNWAAALFMLPVAIAPAIEHIGGVMAISGVTGKDYTKTPGLHRTLAGDGLGVCVAGLIGGPPVTTYAEVTGAVMITRNFNPVVMTWAAVFAICMAFFGKFNALLQSIPMPVMGGIMVLLFGTIASIGLKTLIEAKTDLMAPKNLVIVSVVLTAGIGALELKLGSFTLVGVGLCSILAIVLNWILPQGKHHDGIAEGQDV, from the coding sequence ATGCTCAACCACCTCAAGCAGGCGGTCGCGGGCGCCCAGATCCTGTTTGTCGCCTTTGGCGCACTGGTGCTGGTGCCGCTGCTGACCGGCCTGAATCCGGCCATGGCACTTCTGGGAGCCGGCATCGGCACCCTGCTGTTCCAGCTGTGCACCGGCCGCAAGGTCCCGATCTTCCTTGGCTCTTCGTTCGCCTTCATCGCGCCGATCATCTATGCCACCCAGACCTGGGGCCTGCCGTCGACCATGTTCGGCCTGTTTGCCGCCGGCTTCATGTACTTCGTGTTTGCCGCGCTGGTGCGCTGGCGCGGGATGGATGCCGTCAACAAGCTGCTGCCGCCGGTGGTGATCGGCCCGGTCATCATGATCATCGGCCTGTCGGTCGCCACGGTGGCCAGCAGCATGGCCATGGGCCGCGCTGGTGGCGAACAGGTGATTCCGTACACTGACGCCCTCCTGCTGGCAGCCGTTTCGCTGGCCACCACGGTGATGGTGTCGATCTTCGCCCGCGGCATGTTCCGCCTGGTGCCGATCCTGGCCGGCGTGATCGTGGGCTATGTCGTGGCCGCCTTCATGGGACTGGTGGATTTCGGCAAGATCGCCAACGCACCGTGGTTTGCCGTGCCGCATTTCGTGACGCCGGAAGTGAACTGGGCTGCTGCCCTGTTCATGCTGCCGGTGGCGATTGCCCCGGCCATCGAGCACATCGGCGGCGTGATGGCGATTTCCGGCGTGACCGGCAAGGACTACACCAAGACGCCGGGCCTGCACCGCACGCTGGCCGGTGACGGCCTGGGCGTCTGCGTGGCCGGCCTGATCGGCGGCCCGCCGGTAACCACCTATGCCGAAGTAACCGGCGCGGTGATGATCACCCGCAACTTCAACCCGGTGGTGATGACCTGGGCTGCCGTCTTCGCCATCTGCATGGCGTTCTTCGGCAAGTTCAACGCCCTGTTGCAGTCGATCCCGATGCCGGTGATGGGCGGCATCATGGTGCTGCTGTTCGGTACCATCGCCTCGATCGGCCTCAAGACCCTGATCGAAGCCAAGACCGACCTGATGGCACCGAAAAACCTGGTCATCGTGTCGGTGGTGCTGACTGCCGGCATCGGCGCGCTGGAACTCAAGCTCGGTTCGTTCACCCTCGTGGGGGTCGGCCTGTGCTCGATCCTCGCCATCGTGCTCAACTGGATCCTGCCGCAAGGCAAACACCATGACGGCATTGCCGAAGGCCAGGACGTCTGA
- a CDS encoding chloride channel protein, whose translation MQRNFLPDWFTHPTKRRARRVNRRVRAFYLSRALTRQRLALWGGALLVGLAGVVLTWGSKLASLGTQAAYALSPWWMLVWTPLMFMLSLLIVQVCAPGAAGGGIAQTIATLERRGAFLRERFLTFRVAVVKVLATLTGISAGGTFGYEGPIIQIGAALTHSLGRRLGIHSENAIRTTILAGGAASVAAAFNTPLAGIVFAIEEMGRSFEPRASGIILTAVILAGLITMAAFGNYDYFGTTAIHFRALGGSQLAAVLLTGVICGAFGALAARAMLAVSTGSRSRLLAWRGRQPMLFAAVCGVLIALIGIATHGESFGTGYNEAHRIVTGNAQGLEWFGIVKLFTMLVSQISGVTGGVLAPSLAIGAGFGYDIGRLLPEVHPQAMALLGMVGFFAGFSRSPLTGLVVVMEMTESPSMIVPLMVTALIASGVSRQFNRKSLYEAQAQLLLSALVPPPATRKDN comes from the coding sequence ATGCAGCGCAATTTCCTCCCCGACTGGTTTACGCACCCGACCAAGCGTCGTGCCCGGCGGGTCAACCGCCGTGTACGGGCGTTCTACCTGTCGCGGGCGCTGACGCGCCAGCGGCTGGCCCTGTGGGGAGGTGCCCTGCTGGTGGGGCTGGCCGGTGTCGTGCTGACCTGGGGCAGCAAACTCGCCAGTCTGGGGACGCAGGCGGCCTACGCGCTGTCGCCGTGGTGGATGCTGGTGTGGACGCCGCTGATGTTCATGCTGTCGCTGCTGATCGTGCAGGTCTGCGCTCCCGGTGCGGCTGGCGGCGGCATCGCCCAGACCATTGCCACGCTGGAGCGGCGCGGCGCCTTCTTGCGCGAGCGCTTTTTGACCTTCAGGGTGGCGGTGGTCAAGGTGCTGGCCACCCTGACCGGCATCAGTGCCGGTGGCACCTTCGGCTACGAGGGACCGATCATCCAGATCGGGGCGGCCCTGACGCACTCGCTCGGGCGCAGGCTCGGCATCCACAGCGAAAACGCCATCCGCACCACCATTCTGGCCGGGGGAGCGGCCAGTGTGGCAGCGGCATTCAACACGCCACTGGCCGGTATCGTGTTTGCCATCGAGGAGATGGGCCGCAGCTTCGAGCCGCGGGCCAGCGGCATCATCCTGACCGCGGTAATCCTTGCCGGCCTGATCACCATGGCGGCATTCGGCAATTACGATTATTTCGGTACCACGGCCATCCATTTCCGGGCACTGGGCGGCTCGCAGCTGGCGGCCGTGCTGCTGACCGGCGTGATCTGCGGTGCGTTCGGTGCCCTGGCGGCGCGGGCGATGCTGGCGGTGTCGACCGGCAGCCGCAGCCGCCTGCTGGCCTGGCGCGGCCGCCAGCCGATGCTGTTCGCCGCGGTCTGCGGCGTGCTGATCGCCCTGATCGGCATTGCCACGCACGGCGAGTCCTTCGGCACCGGCTACAACGAGGCGCACCGGATCGTGACCGGCAATGCGCAAGGGCTGGAGTGGTTCGGCATCGTCAAGCTTTTCACCATGCTGGTATCGCAGATTTCCGGCGTGACCGGGGGGGTGCTGGCGCCGTCGCTCGCCATCGGTGCCGGCTTTGGCTACGACATCGGCCGCCTGCTGCCGGAGGTGCATCCGCAGGCGATGGCGCTCTTGGGCATGGTGGGTTTCTTTGCCGGTTTTTCGCGTTCGCCGCTGACCGGACTGGTGGTGGTGATGGAAATGACCGAGTCGCCGTCGATGATCGTGCCACTGATGGTGACGGCACTGATCGCCAGCGGCGTGTCGCGCCAGTTCAACCGCAAGAGCCTGTACGAGGCGCAGGCGCAGCTGCTGCTGTCGGCACTGGTGCCACCCCCGGCAACGCGCAAGGACAATTGA
- a CDS encoding TonB-dependent receptor translates to MKFLKESPAIRSMARLPAHATVACALAGTPLLSLAETPAGDTVLAPVKVTGQRTDNPDYGSSLTSVGKMPMAQRDIPQSTTVITRQLMDDQQDTTLREALRNVSGLTINAGEGGASGDSFTLRGYSVATDLFLDGVRDAGQYSRDTFNYERVDILRGATSMLYGRGSTGGVINQVSKSAHLGDRSDLELSVGTDDYYRSTVDLNRQTGDNSAVRLNLMGQKSDSWRDGPEFNRFGVAPTFRWGIGTPTEVELSYFYLKENNVPDYGVPYNPVTKEPIDKPGTFYGLPDYDYEDTTTQIATATVKHRFSPTASIKNTLRYGQYERDLMPSAPRLNAAGAPTDNTPMKLEHKTRLGELDIWSNQTDFNFKLFTGPLTHNILTGAEIGRETSDVTSWRHKSGANLTGGTVGNPDHNLRPSDPTPVITGQTEFTVDTLAVYLQDMIEFTPEWKLLLGARWDRFDGDYTRMTVSGTTPVTEHYTRKDSVLSYRIGPLWQPSESQSYYAAFGTSFNPSGEAYSLDPKGSNTPPEKNRNIEIGAKWDLLDGDLLLRTAVFRTEKTNERNTDTDASPDEYLLSGARRTDGVEFEIAGRLTANWQVFAGAAIMDPKITRAVGNDAFKVGQRPENAPKHTYNLWTTYKFAEGWKIGGGLNAVGRRWAQPTLSGANSLPGYIRWDGMIGYETRSWEAQLNVYNLTDTTWYEGLYRGHAVPGTARSARLTVNFKL, encoded by the coding sequence ATGAAATTCCTCAAGGAATCCCCGGCCATCCGCTCCATGGCCCGCCTGCCTGCCCACGCCACGGTCGCCTGCGCACTGGCCGGTACACCATTACTGTCGCTGGCCGAGACCCCGGCCGGCGACACCGTGCTGGCACCGGTCAAGGTCACCGGCCAGCGCACCGACAATCCCGACTACGGCAGCAGTCTGACCAGCGTCGGCAAGATGCCGATGGCCCAGCGCGACATCCCGCAGTCCACCACCGTCATCACCCGCCAGCTGATGGACGACCAGCAGGACACCACCCTGCGTGAAGCCCTGCGCAACGTCAGCGGGCTCACCATCAATGCCGGTGAGGGCGGTGCCAGTGGCGACAGCTTCACCCTGCGCGGCTACTCGGTCGCCACCGACCTGTTCCTAGACGGCGTGCGCGATGCCGGCCAGTACAGCCGCGATACCTTCAACTACGAGCGCGTCGACATCCTGCGCGGCGCCACGTCGATGCTGTACGGCCGCGGCTCGACCGGCGGCGTCATCAACCAGGTGAGCAAGTCGGCCCACCTTGGCGACCGCAGCGACCTGGAGCTGAGCGTCGGCACCGACGACTATTACCGCTCCACTGTCGACCTCAACCGCCAGACCGGCGACAACAGCGCCGTACGCCTGAACCTGATGGGACAAAAATCCGACAGCTGGCGCGACGGCCCGGAATTCAACCGCTTTGGCGTGGCGCCGACCTTCCGCTGGGGCATCGGCACACCGACCGAAGTCGAGCTGTCGTACTTTTACCTGAAGGAAAACAACGTCCCCGACTACGGCGTGCCGTACAACCCGGTCACCAAGGAACCGATCGACAAGCCCGGCACCTTCTACGGCCTGCCGGACTACGACTACGAAGACACCACCACCCAGATCGCCACGGCCACGGTCAAGCACCGCTTCAGCCCGACGGCCAGCATCAAGAACACCCTGCGCTACGGCCAGTACGAGCGCGACCTGATGCCCAGTGCACCACGGCTGAATGCGGCCGGTGCCCCGACCGACAACACGCCGATGAAGCTGGAACACAAGACCCGGCTGGGCGAGCTGGACATCTGGAGCAACCAGACCGACTTCAACTTCAAGCTCTTTACCGGCCCGCTGACCCACAACATCCTCACCGGCGCCGAAATCGGCCGTGAAACCTCGGACGTCACCAGCTGGCGGCACAAGAGCGGCGCCAACCTGACCGGCGGCACGGTCGGCAATCCCGACCACAACCTGCGGCCGTCCGACCCGACGCCGGTGATCACCGGCCAGACCGAGTTCACCGTCGACACGCTGGCGGTCTACCTGCAGGACATGATCGAATTCACGCCCGAATGGAAGCTGCTGCTCGGCGCCCGCTGGGACCGCTTTGACGGTGACTACACGCGCATGACCGTATCCGGCACCACGCCCGTCACCGAGCACTACACGCGCAAGGACAGCGTGCTGAGCTACCGCATCGGCCCCTTGTGGCAGCCGAGCGAATCACAGTCGTACTACGCAGCCTTCGGCACGTCGTTCAACCCGTCGGGCGAGGCCTATTCGCTGGACCCGAAGGGCAGTAACACGCCACCGGAAAAGAACCGCAACATCGAGATCGGCGCCAAATGGGACCTGCTGGACGGTGACCTGCTGCTGCGTACGGCCGTGTTCCGTACCGAAAAGACCAACGAGCGCAACACCGATACCGATGCCAGCCCGGACGAATACCTGCTGTCCGGTGCCCGCCGCACCGACGGGGTGGAATTCGAAATCGCCGGCCGGCTGACTGCCAACTGGCAGGTGTTTGCCGGTGCCGCCATCATGGACCCGAAAATCACCAGGGCCGTCGGCAACGATGCCTTCAAGGTCGGCCAGCGGCCGGAAAATGCTCCCAAACACACTTACAACCTGTGGACCACCTACAAGTTTGCCGAGGGCTGGAAAATCGGCGGCGGCCTGAATGCCGTCGGCCGGCGCTGGGCCCAGCCGACGCTGAGTGGTGCCAATTCGCTGCCGGGCTACATCCGCTGGGACGGCATGATCGGCTACGAAACCCGCAGCTGGGAAGCACAGCTCAATGTCTACAACCTGACCGACACCACCTGGTATGAAGGTCTGTACCGCGGTCACGCCGTACCCGGCACGGCCCGCTCGGCCCGCCTGACCGTCAATTTCAAACTGTAA
- the grxD gene encoding Grx4 family monothiol glutaredoxin, whose protein sequence is MRDVTAEIRQQITDNPVVLYMKGSAQFPQCGFSARAVQILKACGVDRPVTFNVLEDPEIRQGIKDFSGWPTIPQLYIKGEFIGGSDIMTEMFQSGELQPLVAEALAGH, encoded by the coding sequence ATGCGCGACGTCACCGCCGAAATCCGCCAGCAGATCACCGACAATCCGGTTGTGCTTTACATGAAGGGCTCGGCCCAGTTTCCGCAATGCGGCTTCTCGGCCCGGGCGGTGCAGATCCTCAAGGCCTGTGGCGTTGACCGCCCGGTGACCTTCAACGTGCTGGAAGATCCGGAGATCCGCCAGGGCATCAAGGACTTTTCCGGCTGGCCGACCATTCCGCAGCTGTACATCAAGGGTGAATTCATCGGCGGCTCGGACATCATGACCGAGATGTTCCAGTCGGGCGAACTGCAGCCACTGGTGGCCGAGGCACTGGCCGGGCATTAA
- a CDS encoding MotA/TolQ/ExbB proton channel family protein: MDVSLVMQQGDAVLIGVFALLLAMSLGSWWLILQRSLVLACLSRQARQWSRQFWAADSLDSARGQLGSPLPHARIATAGLEGLDHYRQHAQRSLGAACGLDEFLVRTIRMALSRETGRLESGLTWLATVGSIAPFVGLFGTVWGIYHALVGIAAEGQVSIGTVSGPIGEALVATAAGLFAAIPAVVAYNAFTRVNRVLSQDMDSFAHDLHAQLLTVAGGEHGLR; the protein is encoded by the coding sequence ATGGATGTCAGTCTGGTTATGCAACAGGGCGATGCGGTCCTGATCGGGGTGTTTGCCCTGCTACTGGCCATGTCGCTGGGCAGCTGGTGGCTGATCCTCCAGCGCAGCCTCGTACTGGCCTGCCTGAGCCGGCAGGCACGCCAGTGGAGCCGGCAGTTCTGGGCCGCCGACAGCCTCGACAGCGCCCGCGGCCAGCTCGGCTCCCCGCTGCCGCATGCCCGCATCGCCACCGCCGGCCTCGAAGGACTCGACCATTACCGCCAGCACGCCCAGCGTTCGCTGGGTGCCGCCTGCGGACTGGACGAATTCCTGGTACGCACCATCCGCATGGCCCTGTCGCGCGAAACCGGACGGCTGGAATCCGGCCTGACCTGGCTGGCCACCGTCGGCTCTATCGCCCCGTTTGTCGGCCTCTTCGGCACGGTCTGGGGGATTTACCATGCACTGGTCGGCATTGCGGCCGAAGGACAGGTCTCGATCGGCACGGTATCCGGCCCGATCGGCGAAGCCCTGGTAGCCACTGCCGCCGGCCTTTTTGCCGCCATTCCGGCCGTCGTGGCCTACAACGCCTTCACCCGCGTCAACCGCGTGCTGTCACAGGACATGGACAGCTTTGCCCACGACCTGCACGCCCAGTTGCTGACCGTTGCCGGAGGCGAACATGGCCTTCGGTAG
- a CDS encoding ExbD/TolR family protein, with protein sequence MAFGSFSRDSHAPMAEINTTPLVDVMLVLLVVFIVTAPLLTHSVAVALPRASAEQHVDRPEAIRLTLDTTGQLFWNDAPLELDALPERLRASVAVTPDVSVQLRADRDTRYDTVAQVMAAARSAGVERLGFITEAR encoded by the coding sequence ATGGCCTTCGGTAGTTTCAGCCGCGACAGCCACGCGCCGATGGCCGAGATCAATACCACGCCGCTGGTGGACGTCATGCTGGTGCTGCTGGTGGTGTTCATCGTCACCGCCCCCCTGCTGACCCACTCGGTGGCCGTGGCCCTGCCCCGCGCCAGTGCCGAACAGCATGTCGACCGGCCGGAAGCCATCCGCCTGACCCTCGACACCACCGGCCAGCTGTTCTGGAACGACGCCCCGCTGGAGCTGGACGCCCTGCCCGAACGCCTGCGCGCCAGTGTAGCCGTCACGCCGGACGTATCCGTCCAGCTGCGCGCCGACCGCGACACCCGCTACGACACCGTGGCGCAGGTCATGGCGGCGGCCCGCAGCGCCGGTGTCGAACGCCTGGGCTTCATCACCGAAGCCCGCTAG
- a CDS encoding class II fumarate hydratase: MPTRIEHDSLGPVEIDSGRLWGSQTQRALLHFDIGTERLPADMIRAYARIKRACAIVHGEAGRLDAEQAAAIVTVCDELLAGRWDDEFPLSVWNSGSGTPFNMNVNEVIANRASQLAGQLPGSHRPLHPNDHVNLAQSTNDTFPTAMHLAAATLLAGQLLPALARLHDVVATRAAEWNDLWKTGRTHLMDATPLTLGQEWSGYAAMLAAAMADLAHVQPVLHELTLGGTAVGSGINAPPGFADEVIARLAAETGLPLRPVANRFAAQGAHDALVRLSAALRTLAGSLFKIANDIRLLASGPRCGLAELQLPANEPGSSIMPGKVNPTQCEALTMLALQVMGNDMAVTLGNASGWLEMNVYKPLIIHNLLQSLRLLADGMTSFGRYLVEGCRPDPARLAQWLEASLMRVTALTPHIGYERAAAIARHAHENGLTLREAATGFGQVAETDFSRWLAEAQRRG; this comes from the coding sequence ATGCCAACCCGTATCGAACACGACAGCCTCGGCCCGGTGGAAATCGACTCCGGCCGGCTCTGGGGCTCACAGACCCAGCGGGCGCTGCTGCACTTTGACATCGGCACGGAGCGCCTGCCGGCAGACATGATCCGGGCCTACGCCCGCATCAAGCGCGCCTGCGCCATCGTCCACGGTGAAGCCGGCCGGCTGGACGCCGAACAGGCAGCCGCCATCGTCACCGTCTGCGACGAACTGCTGGCCGGCCGCTGGGACGACGAGTTTCCCCTCTCGGTCTGGAACAGCGGCAGCGGCACGCCGTTCAACATGAACGTCAACGAGGTGATCGCCAACCGCGCCAGCCAGCTGGCCGGCCAGCTCCCTGGCAGCCACCGGCCGCTGCATCCGAACGACCACGTCAATCTGGCCCAGTCCACCAACGACACCTTTCCCACCGCCATGCATCTGGCTGCCGCCACGCTGCTGGCCGGGCAGTTGCTGCCGGCGCTGGCCCGGCTGCACGATGTCGTGGCCACCAGGGCGGCGGAATGGAACGATCTGTGGAAAACCGGCCGCACGCACCTGATGGATGCCACACCGCTGACGCTGGGGCAGGAATGGTCAGGCTACGCCGCCATGCTGGCAGCGGCCATGGCCGATCTGGCGCATGTGCAGCCGGTCCTGCACGAGCTGACGCTGGGCGGCACGGCGGTTGGCAGCGGCATCAACGCACCGCCCGGCTTTGCCGACGAAGTGATTGCCCGCCTGGCGGCGGAAACCGGCCTGCCCCTGCGGCCGGTGGCCAACCGTTTTGCCGCCCAGGGCGCGCACGATGCGCTGGTGCGACTGTCGGCCGCGCTGCGTACGCTGGCAGGTTCCCTGTTCAAGATTGCCAACGACATCCGCCTGCTGGCCAGCGGGCCGCGCTGCGGTCTGGCCGAATTGCAGCTGCCGGCCAACGAGCCGGGATCATCGATCATGCCCGGCAAGGTCAACCCGACCCAGTGCGAGGCCCTGACCATGCTGGCGCTGCAAGTGATGGGCAACGACATGGCCGTGACGCTGGGCAATGCCTCGGGCTGGCTGGAAATGAACGTCTACAAGCCGCTGATCATCCACAACCTGTTGCAGTCGCTGCGTCTTCTGGCCGACGGCATGACGAGCTTCGGACGTTATCTGGTGGAAGGTTGCCGGCCTGATCCAGCCCGGCTGGCACAGTGGCTGGAGGCTTCACTGATGCGGGTCACCGCGCTCACGCCGCACATCGGCTACGAACGGGCGGCGGCGATTGCCCGCCATGCCCACGAAAACGGGCTGACCCTGCGCGAGGCGGCCACCGGTTTCGGACAGGTGGCCGAAACCGATTTCAGCCGCTGGCTGGCGGAGGCCCAGCGGCGCGGCTAG
- a CDS encoding energy transducer TonB yields MDIKSSPAATAGTLLLHGALLLALWQTATSRITAAPAMPQATQVELLSLDTPEPAPAASVPAPAPATPQKPATSRTQAAATPSRPENRPRSHAAQDTAASPVPAESSSSPHTSAPATSSAPAAPGSQRGTTDGSAHEAPPSFTADYLANPAPAYPPLSQELGESGQVRLRVAVDASGAPSQVEIAESSGFTRLDRAALSAVKRWRFVPARRGSEAVAGRVIVPIHFNLKTLQG; encoded by the coding sequence ATGGATATCAAGTCATCCCCTGCCGCCACCGCCGGCACCCTGCTTTTGCACGGCGCGCTGTTGTTGGCCCTGTGGCAAACCGCCACCAGCCGCATCACGGCAGCACCGGCCATGCCGCAGGCAACCCAGGTCGAACTGCTGTCCCTGGATACGCCGGAGCCGGCACCCGCAGCGAGTGTGCCGGCTCCGGCACCTGCCACACCGCAAAAACCGGCTACCAGCCGCACGCAGGCAGCGGCCACCCCATCCCGTCCGGAAAACCGTCCACGCAGCCATGCGGCACAAGACACCGCAGCTTCACCGGTACCGGCCGAAAGCAGCAGCAGCCCCCACACATCCGCGCCGGCCACCTCTTCCGCACCGGCAGCACCGGGCAGCCAGCGTGGCACTACTGACGGCAGCGCACATGAAGCACCGCCTTCTTTTACTGCCGATTATCTGGCCAACCCGGCACCGGCCTACCCGCCGCTGTCACAGGAACTGGGCGAAAGCGGCCAAGTCCGCCTGCGGGTAGCCGTAGATGCCAGCGGTGCCCCCAGCCAGGTCGAAATTGCCGAATCCAGCGGCTTCACCCGGCTGGACCGCGCCGCCCTGTCGGCCGTCAAGCGCTGGCGCTTTGTTCCGGCCCGCCGGGGCAGCGAAGCCGTCGCCGGCCGCGTCATCGTCCCCATTCACTTCAATCTCAAGACACTACAAGGGTAA
- the upp gene encoding uracil phosphoribosyltransferase: MNLTVVNHPLVQHKLGLLREGDISTNKFRTITHELARLLAYEATRDFELEPITIDGWCGKIEVQQIKGKKVTVVPILRAGLGMLDGVLDLVPSAKISVVGLYRNEETLEPVPYFDKFVDSLDERIALIIDPMLATGGSMVATIDLLKRKGCKSIRAIVMVAAPEGIKVVNEAHPDVPVFTASLDSHLNEQGYIIPGLGDAGDKIFGTKHS; this comes from the coding sequence ATGAATCTCACCGTCGTCAATCATCCGTTGGTGCAGCACAAGCTGGGTCTGCTGCGCGAAGGCGACATCAGCACCAACAAGTTCCGTACCATCACCCACGAACTCGCCCGCCTGCTGGCTTATGAAGCCACCCGCGACTTCGAACTGGAGCCGATCACCATCGACGGCTGGTGCGGCAAGATCGAAGTCCAGCAGATCAAGGGCAAGAAAGTCACGGTCGTGCCGATCCTGCGCGCCGGTCTGGGCATGCTCGACGGCGTGCTCGACCTCGTGCCGTCAGCCAAGATCAGCGTGGTCGGCCTCTACCGCAACGAAGAAACGCTGGAACCGGTACCGTACTTCGACAAATTCGTTGACTCTCTTGACGAGCGCATCGCCCTCATCATCGACCCGATGCTCGCCACCGGCGGCTCGATGGTGGCCACCATCGACCTCCTGAAGCGCAAGGGCTGCAAGTCGATCCGGGCCATCGTGATGGTGGCGGCTCCCGAGGGCATCAAGGTCGTCAACGAAGCCCACCCGGACGTGCCGGTGTTTACCGCTTCGCTCGACAGCCACCTGAACGAGCAGGGCTACATCATCCCGGGGCTGGGTGATGCCGGCGACAAGATTTTTGGCACCAAGCACAGCTAA
- a CDS encoding helix-turn-helix domain-containing protein, giving the protein MLVIHYNLPVFLPRLALSARTGKRSPGVAMKFELYQRQEIVLFLKESEQNTPPHYHNFIELILPQDNPISVTIDTADPIHVWPGEILLIPPFIAHHIEAENTDDRRTTLKINLQKLYLMLANTPYAPQIEHFYQIGSNGRVYLNETATQLAEIIDRIGNEYTLRNFSDIVHVIDILCQERPSDEWMVPNKKTTREMNLCATLNDMVDNNPGIDINLDELAQQFNMSKSTFCRFFKKHFGVSFHTWLLEKKVKSACCYLQEPDMSIQAISYQLGFSSPSHFTKVFKQLTGTTPKEFRDNPLDFPRTENDALYSDDHDMPLYR; this is encoded by the coding sequence ATGCTGGTTATCCATTACAATCTGCCCGTGTTTTTGCCGCGACTGGCGCTGTCAGCCCGCACCGGCAAGCGTTCTCCGGGTGTTGCCATGAAGTTCGAGCTGTACCAGCGGCAGGAAATCGTCTTGTTCCTGAAGGAAAGCGAACAGAACACGCCTCCGCACTATCACAACTTCATCGAACTGATCCTGCCTCAGGACAATCCCATAAGCGTCACCATCGACACTGCCGACCCCATCCATGTCTGGCCCGGGGAAATCCTGCTGATCCCGCCTTTCATTGCCCACCACATCGAAGCAGAAAACACTGACGACCGGCGCACCACGCTGAAAATCAATCTGCAAAAACTCTACCTGATGCTGGCCAACACGCCATACGCTCCGCAGATCGAGCATTTTTACCAGATCGGCTCCAACGGCCGCGTGTACCTGAACGAAACCGCCACCCAGCTTGCGGAAATCATCGACCGGATCGGCAACGAATACACCCTGCGCAATTTCAGCGACATCGTCCACGTCATCGACATCCTGTGCCAGGAGCGGCCCAGTGATGAATGGATGGTGCCCAACAAGAAAACCACGCGGGAAATGAACCTGTGCGCCACCCTCAATGACATGGTGGACAACAATCCGGGCATCGACATCAACCTGGATGAACTGGCACAGCAGTTCAACATGTCCAAATCCACCTTCTGCCGTTTCTTCAAAAAGCATTTCGGTGTTTCTTTCCACACCTGGCTGCTGGAGAAAAAGGTAAAATCGGCCTGCTGTTATTTGCAGGAACCGGACATGTCAATCCAGGCCATTTCCTACCAGCTCGGATTTTCTTCCCCGTCCCATTTTACAAAAGTATTCAAACAGCTGACCGGAACAACTCCGAAGGAATTCCGCGACAATCCGCTGGATTTCCCCCGTACGGAAAATGACGCGCTGTATTCGGACGATCACGACATGCCTTTATACCGCTAG
- a CDS encoding Fe2+-dependent dioxygenase, with translation MLLHIPHVLTREQVRACRARLDAADWADGRITAGSQSAQVKRNLQLPQSSPVAQELSAQVEQTLRQHPLFFSAALPKRFFPPLFNRYEGGMNFGNHVDNALRYLPGTTDAVRTDVSATLFLSDPDEYDGGELVVEDTYGVHSVKLPAGDIVVYPSTSLHRVEPVSRGARVASFMWIQSLVREDARRTLLFDMDMNIQRLRERHGDTEELVGLTSAYHNLLRLWAEV, from the coding sequence ATGCTGCTGCACATTCCCCATGTCCTGACCCGTGAACAGGTTCGCGCCTGCCGCGCCCGACTTGATGCTGCCGACTGGGCCGACGGCCGCATCACCGCCGGCAGCCAGTCGGCACAGGTCAAGCGCAACCTGCAACTGCCGCAATCAAGCCCGGTAGCGCAGGAACTGTCGGCGCAGGTGGAGCAGACCCTGCGCCAGCACCCGCTGTTCTTTTCCGCCGCCCTGCCCAAACGGTTTTTTCCGCCGCTCTTTAACCGCTACGAAGGCGGCATGAACTTCGGCAACCATGTCGACAACGCCCTGCGCTACCTGCCCGGCACGACCGATGCCGTGCGTACTGACGTGTCGGCCACCCTGTTCCTGTCCGATCCGGACGAATACGACGGTGGCGAACTGGTCGTCGAGGACACCTACGGAGTGCACAGCGTCAAGCTGCCGGCGGGCGACATCGTGGTCTATCCCTCGACCAGCCTGCACCGGGTCGAGCCGGTCAGCCGCGGCGCGCGCGTGGCATCGTTCATGTGGATCCAGAGCCTGGTGCGCGAAGACGCACGGCGCACGCTACTCTTCGACATGGACATGAACATCCAGCGCCTGCGCGAGCGCCACGGCGACACCGAAGAACTGGTGGGGCTGACTTCGGCCTACCACAACCTCCTGCGGCTGTGGGCCGAGGTCTAG